From a region of the Hemibagrus wyckioides isolate EC202008001 linkage group LG14, SWU_Hwy_1.0, whole genome shotgun sequence genome:
- the rab3il1 gene encoding guanine nucleotide exchange factor for Rab-3A isoform X9: protein MLQEETDSQRREAYSVSRLRSSSIEIREKGTEFLREQLDAAQKELKLKGEECERLSLLRNQLEQELEELTASLFEEAHKMVREANVKQATAEKQLKEAQGKIDVLQAEVTALKTLVLTSTPSSPNRQLHPQLLSPGSRGASSRPGGHTRNKSATLTLPQLQAEFPSENAHKSREEKEVYEQTGAHCCQLDSVLFAEFLSWREKPSLDRSSAFLTRIYKEDIGPCLSFTCSELSQSVQSAVENNFLTIEPVALTALPMDKASSIECGGLNGCRAPVETKCALSGMSHLCRHRIKLGDKENYYYISPSSRARITAVCNFFTYIRYIQQGLVRHDAEQMFCEVMRLRREMSIAKLGFFFTEEN, encoded by the exons ATGCTCCAGGAGGAGACAGACTCTCAGAGACGAGAAGCCTACAGCGTGTCTCGTCTACGAAGCTCTTCTATAGAGATTAGAGAGAAGGGCACAGAGTTCCTCAGAGAACAGCTGGATGCTGCGCAGAag GAGCTGAAGCTAAAGGGGGAGGAATGTGAGCGACTGTCGCTTCTGAGAAATCAGCTGGAGCAGGAACTAGAGGAATTGACTGCAAGTCTCTTTGAG GAGGCTCACAAGATGGTGCGGGAAGCCAATGTTAAGCAAGCAACTGCGGAAAAGCAACTGAAAGAGGCACAGGGCAAG attgATGTGCTACAGGCAGAAGTAACTGCACTAAAGACCCTTGTGTTGACCTCCACCCCGTCCTCCCCTAATCGTCAGCTCCACCCTCAGCTGCTGTCCCCAGGATCCAGAGGAGCTTCGTCTCGGCCTGGAGGACACACTCGCAACAAGAGTGCCAccctcactctccctcagcTACAAGCCGAGTTTCCCAGTGAAAACGCACACAAGAGCCGGGAAGAAAAAGAGGTATACGAGCAGACAG GAGCTCACTGTTGCCAG TTGGACTCCGTGTTGTTTGCTGAGTTTTTGTCTTGGAGAGAGAAACCGAGTCTGGATCGGTCATCTGCCTTCCTGACCCGGATCTACAAAGAGGACATTGgaccctgtctctctttcacatgtTCAGAA CTGTCTCAGTCTGTTCAGAGTGCTGTGGAGAATAACTTTTTGACTATTGAGCCCGTTGCTTTGACGGCATTGCCCATGGACAAGGCCTCGAGTATTGAGTGTGGAGGACTCAA TGGCTGCCGAGCACCAGTAGAGAC GAAGTGTGCCCTGAGTGGAATGTCCCATCTCTGCCGACATCGCATCAAACTGGGAGATAAAGAGAATTATTACTACATCTCTCCCTCCAGCAGAGCTCGG atcacagcagtgtgtaactTCTTCACTTATATCAGATACATCCAGCAGGGTCTGGTCAGACATGACG CTGAGCAGATGTTCTGTGAGGTGATGCGCTTGAGGCGGGAGATGTCTATAGCCAAGTTAGGCTTCTTCTTTACAGAAGAGAACTGA